Within the Gordonia westfalica genome, the region GCTCGAATGCGGCGGCCGGTGGTACGCACCCGGCTTCGGGCGCGGCTTGCCGCCGGGAAATGCCAGACGCGCGATGGTCCGGTGGACCTGTCCCCACTGCTGACCGAAAGGCCCTGTGTTGTAGGGCAATCCGTAGCGTTCGCAGATGTCCTTGACCTTGGGCGCGACCTCGGAGTAGCGGGTGCTCGGCATATCGGGATACAGGTGGTGCTCCACCTGATAGCCGAGATTGCCGCTGATCACGTGGAACAGCGGGCTGCCCTCGATGTTGGCCGCTCCCACCAGCTGGCGGACATACCATCCGCCGCGGGTCTCGCCCTCGACCTCTTCCTGACTGAATGTGTATGTCTGGTCCGGGAAATGGCCGCAGAAGATGATCGCGTGCGCCCACACGTTCCGGATGACGTTCGCGGTGAAGTTCGCGGCCAGCGTGCGGAGGAACGTGCTCTCGGCGCCGGGCAGCACCCGATCGGCGAACGTCGCGGCGGTGCGTCCCCGCCCGCCCCCGCGTCGCCGGATGGCGTTGCCGATCCGCGAGGTCCGCGGCTGCCGGATGGCACCGCCGGTCGCCGCCTGGCCGAGGAGGAATGCGCCCGCGCTGATGGCGGGCCAGCCGAGGTAGTCCTTCACGATCTGACGACGCATCTTGCCCGCGATGCCCTTGAGGTCCTTCGCGAGCTCGGACATCGGCTTCTCACCGCGCCTGATCGCCTCGAGGTCGAGGTCGTGCAGGGCGACGCCCCACTCGAAGAACGCCGTGAGCAGGACGTTGTAGAACGGCTGCAGCAGATAGACCGGATGCCACTTCTGGTTCGGGTCGATCCGCATGATCTCGTAGCCGAGATCCTTGTCCTTGCCGCGGATGTTGGTGAAGGTGTGGTGGATGTAGTTGTGGGAGTGCTTCCATGCTTCCGCAGTCGACGCGGTGTCCCAGTCCCACTTCGATGAATGGATGTACGGATCGTTCATCCAATCCCACTGCCCGTGCATGACGTTGTGGCCGATCTCCATGTTCTCGAGGATCTTGGCCATGCCGAGGCACGCGGTCCCGGCCACCCAGGCCCCCCGCGAGCGGGAGTTGAGCAGCACGATGCGCCCGAGCGCGGCCAGCTGCCGCTGCGTGGCGATGACGGTCTTGATGTACTGGCGGTCGCGGTCCCCGAGGTCGCCGTAGACCTCGTCGTGGATGGCGTCGAACTCCTCGGCCAGTCGCTCGATCGTTTCTTGATCGAGATGGGCCAGCGGGCTCGCCTCGCGCTGTCCGGAATCGGTGGCTGTCATGTTCTGTCCTTCCGGTCGATGATCTCCGAAGTCGACCTTCAGAGATCGACGTCGACGTCTCCCTCGGCGGTGTTCACGCAGATGCGGATGCTCTGGCCTTCCGGTGAGCTCACCTCACCGGTGCGCAGGTCGCGGATGTTCCCCTGTTTGAGAACGCCGGTGCAGGTGTGGCAGATACCGATCCGACAACCGAACTTCAGATCCAGCCCGCTCTCCTCCCCCGCGACGAGGATCGGCGTGCCCGGCTCGCAGGTGACCTCGGTGTCGCTGCGCGTGAACCGGACGGTGCCACCCTCGCCCTCGCCGGGATTCCCACCGATGACCGGCTGGAAACGTTCGAGATGGATTCGGTCCCCGACGCCCTCGGACTCGAAATGCTCGACGAGGCTGTCGAGGAGTTCCCGCGGCCCGGAACACATGGCCTCCCGCTCCCGCCAGTCCGGACAGAGTTCGTCGAGGTCGGCGGCCTTGATCCGGCCGTCGCGACCGGTGATGCGCAGCGTCAGGTCGAACCCGTCGTGCCGGTCGTCCATCGACTCGAGGTCGGCACGAAACATCACCTGGTCGTCGCTGTGCGCCGAGTGGATGGCCACCACGTCGTCGACCCGATCGCGATGGTCGAGGTCGCGCAGCATGCTCATGATCGGGGTGATGCCGCTGCCGGCGCTGATGAACAGCATCTTCTTCGGCAGTGGATCGGGAAGCGTGAAGACGCCCTCGATCTCACCGAGCCGCACGATCGCCCCCGGCCGGATGCGCCGGACGAGGAAGGGCGAGACCTTTCCTTCTTCCACGAGCTTCGGCGTCACGCTGATGAGGCCGTCCCGCGGATGGGGATCGGACGTCAACGAGTAAGCGCGCCAGTGGAACACCCCGTCGATGACCACACCGAGACGCACATACTGCCCCGGCTGGTGACCCGGCCACTCATATCCCGGCTTGATCCACACGGTGGCCGCGTCCGCACCCTCGCGCCGTACTTCGACGACCCTGCCGCGGAGCTCCCTCGTGGTCCAGAGCGGGTTGATGAGCTCCAGGTAGTCGTCGGGGTGCAGGGGGTTGAACAGGTGCCGGATCGCGCCGAGGAACCCGCGGCGCAGCGGGGACACCCGGGGTGTTGCGCCACGTTCAGCCACGGCACGGCCTCTCTCGCCGCAGGGGGTTCACTCGATCAGATCGGTTCACAACCGGCGGGTTACCACCGGACCGACGGATCAAACCCGGATCGGGATATCGATCCGAGCAGATCAGGACAAGTAGGACCTACCGGTCACCCGCGGCGTCGATGCGGGCCACGATCGCCGCCGCCACCTCGGCGGGCCGGGCCTCCGGCAGCCAGTGGTCGGCGCCCGGCAGGATGAGAAACTCGTACGGCGCGTCGACCCAACCCGAGGAGAGCCGGGCGCCGGCCCTGCCCAGGGCGATGTCCCGGTCGCCCCAGAGGTATGTCGTGGGCACCTGCACCCGTCTGGGCGCAGAACGCTTGTCGGGGATGAACATCGCGCGATACCAGCCCAACGCTCCGGGGAGCGCACCGTACTCGGCGATCTCGGTCGTGACGCGTGAGGCGAAGGGTTCCGGAAGGCCCATCTGCGCACCGAAGTCCGGGCGTGTGGTCATCAGCCGGCCGAGCGCCTTCTCGGGCAGCGCCGGAATCTGGAACGCGAGCATGTACCAGGAGCGGAGGACTTGCCCACGCGGCATGGCCTGCACGAACGCCCCCGGATGCGGAACCGACAGCGCGGTCAGCGTTCTCACCCGATCGGGGTGGTGTGCCGCGAGGGTCCACGCGACCGCGGCACCCCAGTCGTGTCCGACGATGTGCGCGTCTCCGATACCCGCGGCATCGAGCATGGCCAGTACGTCGGCGACCAGCTCCGCCTGCGCGTACTCCCGCCGCCTGGTGGGTCGCGCACCGGGCGAGTAGCCGCGCTGATCCGGGGCGATCGTGCGAAAACCCCTGTCGTGCAGCAGCGGAGCGACGAGGTCCCACGAGCTCGCACGCTGCGGGAATCCGTGCAGCAGAACGACCGGTTCTCCATCGGGCGGACCGGCGTCCAGCACGTCGAAGGTGTACGGGCCGCGCCGGAAAGTCGTCAGCCGGTCGGTCATCTCCGTCCTCTCACACCATCGCCAGAACGCGGGCGGGACCGCCGGTTCCGCCCGCGAACCGAGGTGCCCCGACCATCACCGTCGCGCCGACCGGCGGCACCGCATCGAGATCGGCCATGGCTTCGACCGCATACCGCCCGGCGCCGAGGATCGCTGCGTGGGCCGCGGTTTCGTCGAAGATGTCGATGCTGAGGGTGTCGGTTCCGATGGCCACGACCCGCCGCTCGGCGACGAGCATGTCGACCGTGTCGCCGGAGAAGCCGGCCGCGCGTGCGCCACCGGTTCGCGGCTCCCAGCCGGTGTGCAGCGCGACCAGTGCACCCCGCGGGATTCGACCATGGGTCTTCTCCCAGCCGGCGACGTCTCGGTCGGTCAGCGTCGCCCGCGGATTCCGGCGCGCTCGCCCCGCGATGCTGATGACCACGAGCGGCGCCACCAGGTCCTCGGGGTCGATCCGGTCGACGGTGATGCCGTTCCCGATCTTGTGTGCGGGCGCGTCGACGTGGGTGCCGCTGTGCTCGGCGAACGACATCCAGTTGGTCGCGAATCCCGAATTGCCCGGTCCCACTCGGGAAGTCGGTACCGTCACCACGGGCGGTTCGCCGGGCCACAGCGGGAACGACGGGGACAGCGTGTGGGTGAGGTCGATGACTCGACGACCCCCTCCCGGCGGCGGCGCCGCGTGACCCGGTGCCATCACACCGACTCCGGCGGCCACCGCCGCCGACACACCTGTGGCCACGCCGGCCGCCATCCGGAACGCTTTTCGCCGCGACAGCCGGTGCGCCTCGTCGTGCGCATGTCGCACGATCGCCTCGTCGCACATGTCAGTCCGCCCAGCGCACCCGCAGGATGCGGTCGGCCCCGTCCCCGTCGCTGGTGGTCAGCACGAGCGACCCGTCGGGTGCCACGGCAGCGCTCCGCAGCCGGCCGTGCTTCTGCTCGAGGGCCTCGGTCTTCGACACGACGCGACGCCCGTCGTCGGAGAGCTTCAGGAAGACCAGGCGCTGACCCTTCAGCGCGGTGAGGACGAGCCCACCGCTGTACGGGCCCCACCCGGTGGCCGGGAGGAAGGCGATGCCCGGCGTCGCGATGGTCGTGGCGCCCGAGCTCCACACCGGTCCGATCGCCCCCGGGACCCGCGCGGCGTCGGTCATGGGCACCGACTCGTCGTAGATCAGCGGTGCGCGGTCCGGTTTGTAGCCGTAGTTGCCGCCGGCGACGATCAGGTTCAGCTCGTCGTCCCGGCTCGTCCCCTGCTCGGCCACATAGACGCGACCACTGCCGGGGGCCACTGCGATTCCCTGGATGTTGCGGTGCCCGGTGCTGTACACGACGCTGCCCGGAACCGGGTTGCCCGGCGCCGGGGCCCCGTCGAGGCCGATGCGCAGGACCTTGCCGCCCAGCGATTTCCGGTCCTGGGGAACCGACGGGGTCGCAGAGTCACCGGTACCGACCCAGACGCTGTCGGCGGTCGCGGCCAGGCCGCAGCCGGCATGACGGCCGGCCGAGGTGACGGGGATGCCACCGAGCAGGGTGCGTTCGCGGACCATCTGCGTCCAGTCCGCGCTGACCCGCCACGACACCACCTTCACGGTCTGTCCGGTCTGCGGCGCCGGGAGGGGTACCTCGGCGACCGAACCGGGCAGGGTGAAGGCTCCGGGCACCGTGTACTCCGCCTGACACGAGTACACGCGCCGGGTGTCGGAGAACCGCGGGTCGATGGCGAGGCCCATCAGACCCGCTTCGTTGACCGCGAAGATCTTCGACAGATCGGCCTGCACGTTCACCCGCTGTCCGCCGGGACGTACCGCGACGAATCTTCCCGCACGTTCACCCGTCAGGACCGTGCCGTCGGGCGCCACGACGACGCCCCAGGGAATGGTCAGGCCGTCGGCCAGGGGCGTGACCTGCAGCGACGGCTGCGCACTCGCTGCCGGAGCGGCGACGACCATCGCGGCGATCGCCGCCACCGACGCGGTGATCGCCACGAGCCCGCGGGCCGACGATCGGGTGAGTCTGCTGCGTTCACGACGTGTCCGGGTCACAGGAGTCACCGTAACCGCGACCCGGCGTCGGATCAGGGCGAAACAGCGAGATCGAGACCTAGCGGCCGGGCAGGTACTTCAGTGCTCGTACCGCCGTCGGCGTGATCGCGCGGTAGACCTTCTTGGGCACCAGCGGTGCACGGTCGATGCCGATGAAGCGCTGCTCGGCGATCGTCTGCGCCTCGGTGTACTTGAGCAGCCCCTCCTCGCCATGGCGGCGGCCCACCCCGGAGATACCCATGCCACCCATCGGTGCGGCGGTCGACGCCCAGGCGGCGGCGTAGCCCTCGTTGATGTTGACGGTACCGGCCCGCAACTGTTCGGCCACGGCCTGCGCCTCGGCGCTGCTACCGGCGAAAACGCTTGCGTTGAGCCCGTATTCGGTGTCGTTCGCGAGCTTGATGGCCTCGTCGGTGGAGTCGACCGGGTAGATCGAGACCACCGGACCGAAGGTCTCGTTGCCGTAGCAGACCATGTCGTCGGTGACGTCGGTGAGCACCGTCGGCTCGAAGAAGAACGGGCCGAGGTCGGGGCGCCGCTTGCCGCCGGCGAGGACCTTGGCGCCCTTGGCGACCGCGTCCTGGACGTGCGCCTCGGCGGTGTCGATCTGGGCGGCCGACGCCAGCGAACCCATGTCGGCGGTGAAATCGTAAGTGCCCGAGAGCTTCATCATCGAGACGAATGCCGCGAACCGCTCCGCGAACTCGTCGGCGATCCGCTTGTCGACGTAGATCCGCTCGATCGAGATGCACAGCTGGCCGGAGTTGGAGAACGCCGCGCGCGCAGCACCCTGCACGGCGTTGGCGATGTCGGCGTTCGCGGTGACGACCATCGGGTTCTTGCCGCCCAGTTCGGCCGAGAAGCCGATGAGTCGACGCCCCGCCTGCTCGGCGAGGGTGGCGCCGGTGGCCGACGAGCCGGTGAACATCACGTAGTCGGTGGTGGCCATGATGGCCTGTCCCACAACGCCACCCGGTCCCGGGACCACGGCGTAGAGCTCACGGGGCAGACCCGCCCGGTACAGCAACTCGGCCAGCGCGAGAGCGCAGTACGGGGTCTGGCTGTCGGGCTTGATCACCACACCGTTGCCGGCCACGAGCGCGGCGACCGCATCCGACACGGCCAGCGTCAACGGGTAGTTCCACGGGCTGATGACGCCGATGACGCCCTTGGGCAGGTGCCGCACCCGGACGCTGGTGGCGCCGGGCAGCATGCCCTTGACCTTGCGGTCGGCGAGCAGCTTGGGGCCGGCGGTCGCGTAGTGACGTGCGGTGATCGCGACGTCGAGCACTTCCTCCTGCGCATAGATCCGGGCCTTGCCGGTCTCGGCCTGCGCGATGTCCATCAGCGACTCGGCGTTGCGATAGACCAGATCGGAGAACTTGTCGATGACCCGGGCGCGCTCGGCCGGGGTCCGGGCGGCCCATCCCTGCTGGGCCTGACGCGCGCGGGCGACCGCGCTCTCGAGGTCCTCGGCCGTCGCGACCGGGATGGTGGCCATCTCGGCGCCGCTGAATGCCTCCAGCACCGGCCGGGTGGGTCGGCTCGCGGCGTCGTCGATCGCGACGAGGGCCCCGAGTCGGGCGAAATATTCGGCGGTGGGCTTCGGCATTTCGGGCTCCTCGGTGCAGTGCCGGCTCTCGGCGGTTGCGGGTGGTCGGATCGGGATCCGGGTGGATCAGCTCTCGGGACCGACGAGCACGATGCCGTCGTCGTCGGAGTAGACGATGTCGCCCGGGGTGAAGGTCTCGCCGCCGATGGTCAGCGGCACGTCACGCTCACCGTCGCCGGTCTTGGTGGACTTGCGCGGGTTGGTGCCCAGCGCCTTGACGCCGATCGCCATCCCGCCGATGGTCTTGGCATCGCGGATGGCGCCGTTGGCGATGATCCCCACCCAGCCGTTGGACCGGCCGAGCTCGGCGATGATGTCGCCGACCAGCGCGGTGTGCACCGACGCGTCGCCGTCGATCACCAGCACGCCGCCCGGGTTGGACTCGCTCAGGATGGACTTGAGCAGGGCGTTGTCCTGGAAACACCTGACCGTGGTGACGCGTCCGACGAACTCCCGATTGCCGCCGTACTGCGTGAACTGGGTGTCGCAACTACGGACATCGGCCCCGATCTCGTCGACGAGATCGGCCGTCGGGGTGAAGGTCAGCTCACTCATGCCGACCAGTTTAGGTGTTACCGCAAGTGCCGGGTTACTCGCGGGTAGGTTCGGCCGACGGCCCCTTGCCGAGGCCGTTGATGATCTCCGCGACGTCGTCCGGACGTTCCGACACCAGGAAGTGCTTCGCCCGGGACAGCACGACCGTCTCGCCCGCACCCAGGAGGTCCGCGTAGCGGCGCTGCTTCCACTCCCAGAACACCCGCCAACCGCGGATCGTCGACGACGCGACCACGACGACGACCGGCACGCGCGGCA harbors:
- a CDS encoding fatty acid desaturase family protein, whose protein sequence is MTATDSGQREASPLAHLDQETIERLAEEFDAIHDEVYGDLGDRDRQYIKTVIATQRQLAALGRIVLLNSRSRGAWVAGTACLGMAKILENMEIGHNVMHGQWDWMNDPYIHSSKWDWDTASTAEAWKHSHNYIHHTFTNIRGKDKDLGYEIMRIDPNQKWHPVYLLQPFYNVLLTAFFEWGVALHDLDLEAIRRGEKPMSELAKDLKGIAGKMRRQIVKDYLGWPAISAGAFLLGQAATGGAIRQPRTSRIGNAIRRRGGGRGRTAATFADRVLPGAESTFLRTLAANFTANVIRNVWAHAIIFCGHFPDQTYTFSQEEVEGETRGGWYVRQLVGAANIEGSPLFHVISGNLGYQVEHHLYPDMPSTRYSEVAPKVKDICERYGLPYNTGPFGQQWGQVHRTIARLAFPGGKPRPKPGAYHRPPHSSGGEPGVSEAARFRGRLPADHPDAGPEHESGGVEVSPPPR
- a CDS encoding ferredoxin reductase, producing MAERGATPRVSPLRRGFLGAIRHLFNPLHPDDYLELINPLWTTRELRGRVVEVRREGADAATVWIKPGYEWPGHQPGQYVRLGVVIDGVFHWRAYSLTSDPHPRDGLISVTPKLVEEGKVSPFLVRRIRPGAIVRLGEIEGVFTLPDPLPKKMLFISAGSGITPIMSMLRDLDHRDRVDDVVAIHSAHSDDQVMFRADLESMDDRHDGFDLTLRITGRDGRIKAADLDELCPDWREREAMCSGPRELLDSLVEHFESEGVGDRIHLERFQPVIGGNPGEGEGGTVRFTRSDTEVTCEPGTPILVAGEESGLDLKFGCRIGICHTCTGVLKQGNIRDLRTGEVSSPEGQSIRICVNTAEGDVDVDL
- a CDS encoding alpha/beta fold hydrolase, which produces MTDRLTTFRRGPYTFDVLDAGPPDGEPVVLLHGFPQRASSWDLVAPLLHDRGFRTIAPDQRGYSPGARPTRRREYAQAELVADVLAMLDAAGIGDAHIVGHDWGAAVAWTLAAHHPDRVRTLTALSVPHPGAFVQAMPRGQVLRSWYMLAFQIPALPEKALGRLMTTRPDFGAQMGLPEPFASRVTTEIAEYGALPGALGWYRAMFIPDKRSAPRRVQVPTTYLWGDRDIALGRAGARLSSGWVDAPYEFLILPGADHWLPEARPAEVAAAIVARIDAAGDR
- a CDS encoding cyclase family protein — translated: MCDEAIVRHAHDEAHRLSRRKAFRMAAGVATGVSAAVAAGVGVMAPGHAAPPPGGGRRVIDLTHTLSPSFPLWPGEPPVVTVPTSRVGPGNSGFATNWMSFAEHSGTHVDAPAHKIGNGITVDRIDPEDLVAPLVVISIAGRARRNPRATLTDRDVAGWEKTHGRIPRGALVALHTGWEPRTGGARAAGFSGDTVDMLVAERRVVAIGTDTLSIDIFDETAAHAAILGAGRYAVEAMADLDAVPPVGATVMVGAPRFAGGTGGPARVLAMV
- a CDS encoding PQQ-dependent sugar dehydrogenase codes for the protein MTRTRRERSRLTRSSARGLVAITASVAAIAAMVVAAPAASAQPSLQVTPLADGLTIPWGVVVAPDGTVLTGERAGRFVAVRPGGQRVNVQADLSKIFAVNEAGLMGLAIDPRFSDTRRVYSCQAEYTVPGAFTLPGSVAEVPLPAPQTGQTVKVVSWRVSADWTQMVRERTLLGGIPVTSAGRHAGCGLAATADSVWVGTGDSATPSVPQDRKSLGGKVLRIGLDGAPAPGNPVPGSVVYSTGHRNIQGIAVAPGSGRVYVAEQGTSRDDELNLIVAGGNYGYKPDRAPLIYDESVPMTDAARVPGAIGPVWSSGATTIATPGIAFLPATGWGPYSGGLVLTALKGQRLVFLKLSDDGRRVVSKTEALEQKHGRLRSAAVAPDGSLVLTTSDGDGADRILRVRWAD
- a CDS encoding succinic semialdehyde dehydrogenase translates to MPKPTAEYFARLGALVAIDDAASRPTRPVLEAFSGAEMATIPVATAEDLESAVARARQAQQGWAARTPAERARVIDKFSDLVYRNAESLMDIAQAETGKARIYAQEEVLDVAITARHYATAGPKLLADRKVKGMLPGATSVRVRHLPKGVIGVISPWNYPLTLAVSDAVAALVAGNGVVIKPDSQTPYCALALAELLYRAGLPRELYAVVPGPGGVVGQAIMATTDYVMFTGSSATGATLAEQAGRRLIGFSAELGGKNPMVVTANADIANAVQGAARAAFSNSGQLCISIERIYVDKRIADEFAERFAAFVSMMKLSGTYDFTADMGSLASAAQIDTAEAHVQDAVAKGAKVLAGGKRRPDLGPFFFEPTVLTDVTDDMVCYGNETFGPVVSIYPVDSTDEAIKLANDTEYGLNASVFAGSSAEAQAVAEQLRAGTVNINEGYAAAWASTAAPMGGMGISGVGRRHGEEGLLKYTEAQTIAEQRFIGIDRAPLVPKKVYRAITPTAVRALKYLPGR
- the rraA gene encoding ribonuclease E activity regulator RraA; the encoded protein is MSELTFTPTADLVDEIGADVRSCDTQFTQYGGNREFVGRVTTVRCFQDNALLKSILSESNPGGVLVIDGDASVHTALVGDIIAELGRSNGWVGIIANGAIRDAKTIGGMAIGVKALGTNPRKSTKTGDGERDVPLTIGGETFTPGDIVYSDDDGIVLVGPES